From the Chloroflexus aurantiacus J-10-fl genome, one window contains:
- the menD gene encoding 2-succinyl-5-enolpyruvyl-6-hydroxy-3-cyclohexene-1-carboxylic-acid synthase translates to MNVTAHIEALTHWVAAIAQSLAANGVKDVVVCPGSRSTPLALAVARHPSLRVWMHLDERSAGFFALGMARARGMPAAVLCTSGTAVANLLPAVVEANLARVPLVILTADRPPELRDNGAPQTIDQIGIFGRNVRWFVDLPTPDMALLPFLRATLGRAVGLARSAPAGPVHLNLPFREPLVPDRARMAALFSETPSAVQVTPARRMIGGAELAMLATSLVEYRRGLIIAGPDCPPDLGPLLTTLAHRLRYPILADPLSGVRYGPHVDEYTLGTYDAFLRDERFVSSYAPEVVLRFGAMPTSKPLLLYLQHHPHARQIVIDGGAGWREPTSLAREHLHVDEHWFCIALADALASSQREGPTLWLRAWVSAEQTARTIIQSHLLPQEHISEPGLFARLGSWLPAGATLFVGNSMPVRDCDTFLGPRTNPLYVVGNRGANGIDGLVSTALGLAAGQARPLVMALGDLSLLHDSNGLLAARLHRLDATILLINNDGGGIFSFLPQASETDQFELLFGTPHGVDFAPLAAMHNAHYTLATDWSAVHEALQASFTGGLHLIEVRTRRDQNVIDHRTIWPLVSNALAQAGITVAE, encoded by the coding sequence ATGAACGTTACAGCGCATATCGAAGCGCTGACGCATTGGGTGGCAGCAATTGCGCAGAGTCTGGCGGCAAATGGGGTCAAAGATGTGGTTGTTTGCCCCGGTTCGCGTAGTACACCACTGGCGCTGGCCGTAGCGCGCCACCCGTCGTTGCGGGTCTGGATGCATCTGGATGAGCGTTCAGCCGGTTTTTTCGCACTGGGCATGGCTCGTGCGCGCGGGATGCCGGCTGCTGTGCTGTGTACCTCCGGCACGGCGGTGGCCAATCTGTTGCCGGCAGTCGTTGAAGCTAACCTCGCCCGGGTGCCGCTCGTGATCCTGACTGCCGACCGCCCACCTGAGTTGCGCGATAATGGTGCGCCGCAAACAATTGATCAGATCGGAATTTTCGGGCGCAATGTGCGCTGGTTTGTTGATCTGCCCACACCGGATATGGCACTCTTGCCCTTTTTACGGGCTACGCTGGGTCGTGCTGTCGGACTGGCGCGCAGTGCTCCTGCCGGCCCGGTGCACCTGAATCTGCCCTTTCGAGAACCACTCGTTCCTGATCGGGCGCGGATGGCAGCCCTGTTTAGCGAAACGCCATCAGCGGTTCAGGTAACGCCGGCACGTCGCATGATCGGTGGAGCAGAACTGGCAATGCTGGCAACCAGCCTGGTTGAATACCGCCGGGGACTGATCATCGCCGGTCCCGATTGTCCACCCGATCTTGGCCCACTGCTCACCACCCTGGCCCATCGTCTGCGCTACCCCATCCTGGCCGATCCATTGTCGGGAGTACGCTACGGGCCGCACGTCGATGAGTATACCCTGGGCACATATGATGCCTTCTTGCGTGATGAGCGCTTCGTGTCCAGTTACGCGCCAGAAGTTGTCTTGCGCTTCGGGGCAATGCCAACCAGCAAACCGCTCTTGCTTTACCTGCAACACCATCCTCACGCTCGCCAGATTGTGATTGATGGCGGTGCCGGCTGGCGTGAGCCGACCAGCCTGGCCCGCGAACACCTGCACGTCGATGAACACTGGTTCTGTATCGCGCTGGCCGACGCGCTGGCATCCTCGCAACGTGAAGGGCCGACCCTCTGGCTACGCGCATGGGTAAGCGCCGAGCAGACGGCACGGACGATCATTCAGTCACATCTCCTACCCCAAGAGCACATCAGTGAACCGGGACTGTTTGCCCGTCTCGGTTCCTGGTTGCCTGCCGGTGCAACGCTGTTTGTTGGCAATTCGATGCCGGTACGCGATTGCGACACGTTTCTCGGCCCACGCACGAACCCGCTGTACGTGGTTGGCAATCGGGGAGCTAACGGCATTGATGGCCTGGTTTCAACCGCGCTCGGCCTGGCTGCCGGTCAGGCGAGACCGCTCGTGATGGCGTTGGGTGACCTTTCGCTCCTGCACGACTCCAACGGCCTGCTTGCCGCTCGGCTCCACCGGCTCGATGCTACGATCCTGTTGATCAACAACGATGGTGGCGGTATCTTCTCGTTTCTGCCCCAGGCCAGCGAAACTGACCAGTTCGAGCTATTATTCGGTACGCCACACGGTGTTGATTTCGCACCACTGGCGGCAATGCACAACGCGCACTACACCCTGGCCACAGATTGGTCAGCGGTACACGAAGCACTTCAGGCCAGTTTTACCGGCGGCTTGCATCTGATCGAGGTACGCACCCGGCGCGATCAAAATGTCATTGATCACCGCACGATCTGGCCACTGGTCAGTAATGCGCTGGCCCAGGCCGGGATTACGGTCGCCGAATAG
- a CDS encoding aspartate aminotransferase family protein, whose product MINTLSTNAEIIAQEALYTSGLYPKRPLAIVRGEGARLYDADGRVYIDCVGGQGAANLGHCHPAIVAAIREQAERLISCPEIFPNDVRAAYLAELAAVVPFPSRIFLCNSGAEAVEAALKFARLLTGRPGVVATMRGFHGRTMGALSATWESKYREPFLPLVPEFSHVPYGNVEALRAAIGPQTAAVLIEPVQGEGGVRPAPPGYLAEVATICAANGTLLLVDEVQTGFGRTGKLFAIEHSGVTPDMLILAKSIAAGVPMGAVVIHERHGALPPGTHGSTFGGNPLACAAARAALHVYQSERIPEQAAAKGAWLLQTLRDLRLPSVREVRGLGLLVGLELKSRSQPAIAALIDHGVLALPAGPNVLRLLPPLVIEQADLERVVTAIEAVLSTEER is encoded by the coding sequence ATGATCAATACGCTGAGCACAAATGCCGAGATTATTGCGCAAGAAGCGCTCTACACCAGTGGCTTGTATCCAAAGCGGCCACTGGCAATCGTGCGCGGGGAAGGGGCGCGCCTGTACGATGCGGATGGCCGGGTCTACATCGATTGTGTCGGTGGTCAGGGTGCGGCCAATCTCGGCCACTGCCACCCGGCTATCGTCGCAGCGATTCGCGAACAGGCAGAGCGGCTCATCAGTTGTCCCGAAATCTTTCCCAACGATGTCCGGGCAGCATATCTGGCCGAATTAGCGGCGGTCGTACCATTCCCCTCGCGTATCTTCCTCTGCAACAGCGGGGCAGAAGCGGTTGAAGCAGCTTTGAAATTTGCGCGGCTTTTGACAGGTCGGCCTGGCGTCGTTGCAACCATGCGCGGCTTCCATGGCCGTACCATGGGGGCGCTCAGTGCCACCTGGGAGAGCAAGTACCGCGAACCATTTTTACCCCTGGTGCCGGAATTCAGCCATGTGCCTTACGGAAACGTGGAAGCGTTGCGAGCCGCTATCGGCCCACAGACGGCTGCGGTGCTGATCGAACCGGTGCAGGGAGAGGGTGGGGTGCGACCGGCGCCGCCCGGCTATCTGGCAGAAGTCGCCACCATCTGCGCTGCGAATGGCACGTTGTTGTTGGTTGATGAAGTACAGACTGGCTTTGGGCGAACCGGCAAGCTGTTTGCGATTGAGCATAGTGGCGTCACGCCTGATATGCTCATCCTTGCCAAGAGCATTGCTGCCGGGGTACCAATGGGTGCCGTGGTCATCCACGAACGTCACGGCGCACTACCACCGGGAACCCATGGCTCAACCTTTGGGGGCAACCCTCTGGCCTGTGCTGCGGCCCGGGCCGCCCTGCACGTGTATCAGAGCGAACGGATACCTGAGCAGGCGGCGGCCAAAGGGGCATGGCTGCTACAAACACTGCGCGACCTGCGCCTGCCGTCGGTTCGCGAAGTCCGGGGATTGGGCCTGTTAGTCGGTCTTGAGCTGAAAAGTCGCTCCCAGCCCGCCATCGCAGCGCTGATCGACCACGGCGTCCTGGCCCTACCGGCGGGACCCAATGTCTTGCGGCTGCTACCACCGCTGGTTATCGAGCAGGCCGACCTGGAACGGGTGGTAACAGCCATTGAAGCGGTACTGAGTACCGAAGAGAGATAG
- a CDS encoding transposase: protein MMVVVDGTGVSIGLHVASAHPHDRTLAEATVRTIRVPRRRGRPSTRPHDVVADNADDRAALRNDLRRCGNTPTVPPRERCNRQQPTRGHPLRAGTNYQHRWKVERCVAWMDKYRPLVVRSDRHLHSSRAFCLVAIMLWCVDRILK from the coding sequence GTGATGGTCGTGGTCGATGGCACTGGCGTGTCCATCGGCCTGCACGTGGCGAGCGCACACCCGCACGACCGTACCCTGGCTGAAGCGACGGTGCGGACCATACGGGTGCCACGCCGACGCGGCCGGCCCAGCACGCGACCACACGACGTGGTAGCGGATAACGCCGATGACCGTGCAGCGTTGCGCAACGACCTGCGTCGGTGTGGGAACACACCCACCGTTCCACCTCGTGAGCGGTGCAACCGTCAGCAGCCCACGCGTGGGCATCCGCTACGTGCTGGCACAAACTATCAGCACCGCTGGAAGGTCGAGCGGTGCGTCGCATGGATGGACAAGTACCGTCCGTTGGTGGTGCGCTCTGATCGTCATCTGCATAGCTCTCGTGCGTTCTGTCTCGTCGCTATCATGTTGTGGTGCGTTGACCGAATTTTGAAATGA
- a CDS encoding IS5 family transposase, with amino-acid sequence MSRHDLTDDQWAVIKPLIPKQQRTRGRPRNDDRRTLNGMLSVLHTGCAWADLPTEDGSPSTCWRRWHAWSQDGRWERIWRTLLSRLAADGTLAWARVLLDGSVVPANQGALAEANRRSATAPR; translated from the coding sequence ATGAGCAGACATGACCTCACCGATGACCAATGGGCGGTGATCAAACCGCTCATCCCGAAACAACAGCGCACGCGGGGTCGTCCGCGCAATGACGACCGCCGGACACTGAATGGTATGCTGTCTGTACTCCACACGGGCTGTGCCTGGGCAGACCTGCCAACGGAGGACGGGTCTCCCAGCACCTGCTGGCGACGATGGCACGCGTGGTCGCAGGACGGGAGGTGGGAGCGCATCTGGCGCACCCTCCTGAGCCGCCTCGCTGCCGACGGCACGCTGGCATGGGCACGTGTGTTGCTGGACGGTAGCGTCGTTCCAGCGAACCAAGGGGCATTAGCGGAGGCAAACCGACGGTCGGCAACGGCGCCAAGGTGA
- a CDS encoding ATP-NAD kinase family protein produces the protein MVTVGIIANPASGKDIRRLVAHGSVFDNEEKVSIVKRVLLGLEAVGVQRVWIMPDRFGIGLKALDNLPLTIEATLLDIPAWFTPDDTLRTARLFAERNVGCIVTLGGDGTNRLVAKGCGDVPLMPISTGTNNVFPLMIEATTAGLAAGLVACGRADAAVVRAPRIDVYRLATPQAIDQLHETTPDDIALVDAAVYDERFVAARAIWDSTRISDLVLTRTEPGNIGLSSIGAHALAGQYPSGHGLYLRLAASGKPVRAPVAPGLMQTVHVAEHRILAPGETVIVCRERPAVLAFDGEREIELRAGESAILRFNPHGPRVIEPRRAIALAAGAGFFSGE, from the coding sequence ATGGTTACTGTTGGCATCATCGCTAATCCGGCATCAGGGAAGGATATTCGGCGGCTGGTAGCGCATGGCTCGGTGTTTGACAATGAAGAGAAGGTCAGCATCGTTAAGCGGGTTCTGCTAGGGTTGGAAGCCGTTGGGGTTCAGCGTGTCTGGATCATGCCGGATCGGTTCGGGATTGGCCTCAAGGCGCTCGACAATCTCCCGTTGACGATTGAAGCAACGCTCCTCGATATACCGGCCTGGTTTACGCCTGACGACACGTTACGCACGGCACGGTTGTTTGCTGAACGTAACGTTGGCTGTATCGTGACTCTCGGCGGGGACGGTACCAATCGACTGGTTGCCAAGGGGTGTGGTGATGTACCGCTCATGCCAATATCAACCGGCACCAATAATGTCTTTCCATTGATGATTGAAGCGACCACCGCCGGCCTGGCGGCAGGGCTGGTCGCGTGTGGTCGGGCCGACGCGGCAGTAGTTCGTGCCCCACGAATTGATGTCTACCGCCTGGCTACGCCGCAGGCGATTGATCAACTGCACGAAACAACACCGGATGATATAGCGCTGGTGGATGCTGCTGTCTACGACGAGCGATTTGTCGCCGCACGCGCTATCTGGGACAGCACGCGGATCAGTGATCTGGTACTGACGCGCACCGAACCGGGCAATATTGGATTGTCATCGATTGGGGCGCATGCGCTGGCCGGTCAGTATCCATCAGGTCACGGCTTGTATTTGCGGCTTGCCGCTAGCGGGAAACCGGTACGGGCACCTGTGGCACCGGGCCTGATGCAAACCGTTCACGTTGCGGAGCATCGGATACTGGCTCCCGGTGAAACGGTGATCGTCTGTCGTGAGCGACCGGCGGTACTGGCCTTTGATGGCGAACGCGAAATAGAATTGCGAGCCGGCGAGTCGGCGATATTGCGCTTTAACCCGCATGGTCCTCGTGTAATTGAGCCACGGCGGGCAATTGCGCTGGCGGCTGGAGCAGGTTTTTTTAGCGGTGAGTGA
- a CDS encoding alpha/beta fold hydrolase, protein MPTEVVMPKWGLSMQEGKINLWLKREGESVQQGEPIAEVETEKITNVVEAPVSGTLARLCYPEGSVVAVTKVIAYITAPGERLVEVAGNGAVETVPAPVAVQDTPAVSLPPAPARTAAPRAMPAARKLAQEHGIDLSTLVGSGPGGAIIREDVERAIAARATPVQPLQRVGFYSDGHRLDGLLYTPRDLAPGERRPGVVLLVGYTYLKTMVMPDIAKVLNAAGYVALVFDYRGFGESEGERGRLMPLEQVADARAALTFLSNQPTVDPERMAVIGISLGGAHAVTTAALDRRVRAAVALEPPGNGARWLRSLRRQWEWSQFLAHLAEDRRQRVLTGKSSLVDPLEIVLPDPESQAFLDQVAAEFPQMKVTLSLASAEALIEYAPEDIAGNIAPRPLLVIHGDADQLVPLAEAQAIVERAGATARLEVIPGMSHFNWVLPGSAGFIRVTNSIVEFLQQALPVVRSS, encoded by the coding sequence ATGCCTACCGAGGTTGTGATGCCAAAGTGGGGCTTGAGCATGCAAGAGGGAAAGATCAACCTCTGGCTCAAGCGCGAAGGCGAGTCGGTGCAGCAGGGTGAGCCAATTGCAGAGGTGGAAACGGAGAAGATCACGAATGTCGTTGAAGCTCCGGTGAGTGGAACGCTGGCGCGGCTGTGTTATCCGGAAGGGAGCGTTGTGGCGGTGACGAAGGTTATCGCCTACATCACTGCTCCCGGTGAGCGGCTGGTCGAGGTGGCCGGGAATGGCGCAGTAGAGACGGTTCCGGCTCCGGTTGCCGTTCAAGATACGCCGGCAGTGTCTCTGCCGCCGGCACCAGCCCGTACCGCTGCACCGCGCGCCATGCCGGCGGCGCGCAAGCTGGCCCAAGAGCATGGGATTGATTTGAGCACGCTGGTCGGGAGTGGCCCTGGTGGGGCGATTATCCGGGAAGATGTTGAGCGAGCCATTGCAGCCCGGGCGACGCCAGTACAGCCGCTCCAGCGGGTCGGCTTCTACAGTGATGGTCATCGTCTTGATGGCTTGCTGTACACGCCTCGTGATCTAGCACCGGGTGAACGCAGGCCAGGTGTGGTATTGCTGGTCGGCTATACCTACCTCAAGACGATGGTGATGCCCGACATCGCCAAAGTGCTCAATGCTGCCGGCTATGTTGCACTCGTCTTCGATTACCGTGGGTTTGGCGAGAGTGAAGGAGAGCGGGGTCGCCTCATGCCACTTGAGCAGGTGGCGGATGCGCGGGCTGCCCTGACATTCCTATCCAACCAGCCGACTGTCGATCCTGAGCGCATGGCTGTGATCGGGATCAGTCTGGGTGGTGCGCACGCAGTGACAACCGCTGCCCTTGATCGGCGAGTTCGTGCAGCGGTGGCATTGGAGCCGCCCGGCAACGGTGCGCGTTGGTTACGGAGTTTGCGTCGGCAGTGGGAATGGAGTCAATTCCTGGCGCACCTGGCTGAAGATCGCCGGCAGCGGGTGCTGACTGGGAAGTCAAGCCTGGTCGATCCGTTAGAGATTGTATTACCCGATCCGGAATCGCAGGCGTTTCTCGATCAGGTTGCGGCTGAGTTCCCCCAGATGAAGGTGACGTTATCGCTGGCAAGTGCTGAAGCGTTGATCGAGTACGCTCCGGAGGATATAGCGGGTAACATTGCCCCGCGACCGTTGCTGGTGATTCACGGCGATGCCGATCAGCTTGTGCCGCTGGCAGAAGCGCAGGCTATCGTCGAGCGGGCGGGGGCAACGGCGCGGTTGGAGGTTATTCCCGGTATGAGCCATTTCAACTGGGTGCTACCGGGAAGTGCAGGATTTATTCGGGTAACGAACAGTATCGTTGAGTTTCTGCAACAGGCACTCCCTGTTGTCAGGTCATCGTAA
- a CDS encoding alpha-ketoacid dehydrogenase subunit beta, protein MTAMVEEAVRTLSYREAINEALRLEMRRDPTVILMGEDVTGASHSEDESHLDAWGGVLGVTKGLVHEFGRQRVRDTPITESGFVGAGVGAAATGLRPVVELMFIGFMGVCLDQIVNQAAKMRYMFGGKARIPLVIRTMIGAGFRAAAQHSDSIYSTFVHFPGLKVVAPATPADAKGLLAAAIRDDDPVIFCEHKLLYDMKGPVPEGEYVIPLGQADVKREGGDVTIVAISRMVLHALEAAERLAQQGISAEVIDLRTLSPLDETTVLESVRKTGRLVVVDEDNPRCSVAGDIATLAATQALEFLNAPVKLVTPPHTPVPFSPTLEDAYVPSPERIVAAARATFG, encoded by the coding sequence ATGACTGCAATGGTTGAAGAGGCAGTACGTACTCTGAGCTATCGTGAGGCGATCAATGAGGCATTGCGTCTTGAGATGCGGCGCGATCCAACGGTTATCTTAATGGGTGAAGATGTCACCGGAGCATCCCATAGTGAAGACGAGAGCCATCTTGATGCCTGGGGTGGGGTGTTGGGGGTGACGAAGGGTTTAGTACACGAATTTGGCCGTCAGCGTGTGCGTGATACGCCAATTACCGAGTCGGGATTTGTTGGAGCCGGTGTCGGCGCAGCGGCAACCGGTCTACGACCGGTGGTTGAGCTGATGTTCATCGGCTTTATGGGGGTATGCCTCGACCAGATCGTCAATCAGGCCGCCAAGATGCGCTACATGTTCGGTGGCAAGGCGCGCATTCCACTCGTCATTCGGACGATGATCGGGGCCGGTTTTCGGGCAGCAGCCCAGCACTCCGACTCGATCTACTCGACGTTTGTTCATTTCCCCGGCCTGAAGGTGGTTGCGCCGGCGACTCCGGCTGATGCGAAGGGATTGCTGGCAGCGGCTATTCGTGACGATGACCCGGTTATCTTCTGTGAGCACAAACTGCTTTACGATATGAAAGGGCCGGTTCCCGAAGGTGAATATGTTATTCCGCTTGGGCAGGCTGATGTGAAGCGCGAAGGTGGTGATGTCACGATTGTAGCCATCTCTCGTATGGTATTGCACGCTTTAGAGGCGGCCGAGCGATTAGCGCAACAAGGTATCAGCGCTGAAGTCATTGATCTTCGCACCTTATCACCACTCGATGAGACGACGGTACTGGAGTCGGTGCGGAAGACCGGCCGTCTGGTTGTGGTTGATGAAGATAATCCACGGTGCAGTGTGGCGGGCGATATTGCCACCCTGGCGGCGACACAGGCGCTGGAATTTTTGAATGCGCCGGTCAAGCTGGTCACACCGCCGCATACCCCGGTACCGTTTAGCCCGACACTGGAAGATGCCTATGTGCCTTCGCCTGAGCGGATTGTGGCAGCGGCGCGGGCGACATTTGGCTGA
- a CDS encoding thiamine pyrophosphate-dependent dehydrogenase E1 component subunit alpha — translation MDISREKLLWAYERMRLIREFEDRLHTDFAAGKIPGFVHLYAGEEAVAVGLCAHLRDDDFITSTHRGHGHCIAKGVDLRAMMAEIYGKATGACKGKGGSMHIADVDKGMLGANGIVGGGPPLACGAGLTAKIKGTDQVTVCFFGDGASNQGTTFEGLNLAGIWKLPVVFVCENNGYAETTSPRYSVSGQDIAARARGFGMPSIAIDGLDFFAVYEAAGEAVARARRGEGPTFIEAQTYRYYGHFEGDSIRYRTRDEEAHYRSLDCLHRFRQTVTAQGLLTAAELDEIDARARAAVEDAVRFAAESPLPDPAELLTDVYVDYPMSALWPFQEAAVAVRR, via the coding sequence ATGGACATCAGTCGGGAGAAACTCCTCTGGGCGTATGAGCGGATGCGGCTCATTCGTGAGTTCGAGGATCGGTTGCACACCGATTTTGCTGCCGGGAAGATACCTGGTTTCGTTCACCTGTATGCCGGTGAAGAAGCGGTAGCTGTTGGTCTCTGCGCGCACCTGCGGGATGATGATTTTATTACCAGCACCCATCGCGGTCACGGGCACTGCATTGCCAAGGGAGTCGATCTGCGGGCGATGATGGCCGAGATCTACGGCAAGGCAACAGGAGCCTGTAAGGGCAAAGGCGGTTCGATGCATATTGCCGATGTCGATAAGGGCATGCTTGGCGCCAACGGCATTGTTGGTGGCGGCCCGCCACTGGCCTGTGGTGCCGGTCTGACCGCGAAGATCAAGGGTACCGATCAGGTAACGGTTTGCTTCTTCGGTGATGGAGCGTCGAATCAGGGTACGACGTTTGAGGGTCTGAATCTGGCGGGAATCTGGAAATTGCCGGTCGTGTTTGTGTGTGAGAATAACGGCTACGCCGAGACGACGTCACCCCGTTATTCTGTTTCCGGGCAAGACATCGCTGCACGCGCACGTGGGTTTGGTATGCCGAGCATTGCCATTGACGGCCTCGATTTCTTTGCCGTTTACGAGGCAGCCGGTGAAGCTGTAGCGCGTGCCCGGCGCGGGGAAGGCCCGACGTTTATCGAGGCGCAGACGTATCGCTACTATGGTCACTTCGAGGGTGACTCGATCCGCTATCGCACTCGCGATGAGGAAGCTCATTATCGCTCGCTCGACTGTCTCCACCGTTTTCGCCAGACTGTGACAGCGCAGGGATTGTTGACGGCTGCTGAGCTTGATGAGATCGATGCCCGTGCTCGTGCCGCGGTGGAAGATGCGGTACGCTTCGCTGCCGAAAGCCCATTGCCCGATCCGGCAGAGCTGTTGACCGATGTCTATGTTGATTATCCGATGTCGGCTTTGTGGCCCTTCCAGGAAGCTGCCGTCGCAGTACGACGCTAG
- a CDS encoding DUF5995 family protein encodes MLTQRMTTLVEQWTAVGDRRSIFLACYQRMTENMLSAVARHDFFDPDWVAHLIGSFADYYFAALAAWERDQSGPAVWQYTFTYANRQDASVAQHLLLGVNAHINCDLVLVLDDLLHQEWPLLSAEQQRQRHADYLAVNRVIEQTIDRVQDEVIAPYSVTLQLLDAVCGPFDEWCTARLIRNWRDDVWQQALTVISLDDQEERLAARRQVDQLALARAYLLSGNLTEVRSFGYPLRWLKRLRLL; translated from the coding sequence GTGCTGACGCAACGAATGACAACTCTGGTCGAGCAGTGGACGGCAGTCGGCGACCGGCGTTCGATCTTTCTTGCCTGTTACCAGCGGATGACTGAGAACATGCTCTCCGCAGTGGCGCGTCACGACTTCTTCGATCCCGATTGGGTCGCTCATTTAATCGGCAGCTTTGCCGATTATTATTTTGCCGCTCTCGCAGCCTGGGAACGCGACCAGAGTGGGCCGGCTGTCTGGCAGTATACCTTCACCTATGCCAATCGGCAGGATGCATCCGTTGCTCAACATTTACTACTCGGTGTGAATGCCCATATCAATTGCGATCTGGTGCTGGTACTGGACGATCTGCTACACCAGGAATGGCCATTGCTCTCTGCGGAACAACAGCGTCAGCGCCATGCTGATTATCTAGCCGTTAATCGTGTCATCGAACAAACTATTGATCGGGTGCAGGATGAAGTTATTGCTCCCTACTCAGTAACACTCCAGCTTCTCGATGCGGTTTGTGGGCCATTCGATGAGTGGTGTACCGCTCGTCTGATCCGTAACTGGCGTGATGATGTCTGGCAACAGGCACTGACAGTGATAAGCCTGGACGATCAGGAAGAACGTCTTGCTGCACGTCGTCAGGTTGATCAGCTCGCACTGGCCAGGGCTTATCTTCTCAGCGGTAATCTGACCGAAGTGAGAAGTTTTGGCTATCCATTGCGCTGGTTGAAACGACTACGTTTGCTTTAA
- a CDS encoding VTT domain-containing protein, with the protein MSAETPLPLWRVWLWPAVVGITIAVANVLVFILLPPDLVERLGALGYVGAFLSAGIANASIVVPVPYYPLLIRLGQAFNPYGVAIAAAAGSVLGELVAFYAGRSGRKAMERTSFYDWVHRQMQHPWRAPLVLFVLSAPPNPFFDVAGIIAGAVGVPVWTFVITVFLARIVRMGLVVVLGYTLFGGW; encoded by the coding sequence ATGTCTGCTGAAACACCATTGCCATTGTGGCGGGTCTGGCTCTGGCCAGCAGTGGTAGGTATCACTATCGCTGTTGCCAATGTTCTGGTCTTTATCCTTCTCCCTCCCGATCTGGTTGAACGGTTAGGCGCCCTTGGTTACGTTGGGGCGTTTCTTTCTGCCGGAATTGCGAATGCGTCGATTGTGGTGCCGGTACCGTATTACCCATTGCTGATTCGCCTGGGACAGGCGTTTAATCCCTACGGCGTCGCAATCGCTGCGGCTGCCGGATCGGTTTTGGGCGAGCTGGTGGCTTTTTACGCTGGACGCAGTGGGCGCAAAGCGATGGAGCGCACCTCGTTCTACGATTGGGTGCATCGCCAGATGCAACACCCATGGCGTGCTCCACTGGTGCTGTTCGTCCTGTCTGCCCCTCCCAATCCCTTTTTCGATGTGGCAGGCATTATTGCCGGTGCAGTTGGGGTGCCGGTGTGGACATTTGTCATTACGGTGTTTCTTGCCCGCATCGTGCGCATGGGACTGGTCGTGGTGCTGGGCTATACTCTGTTTGGCGGATGGTGA